A region from the Lentimonas sp. CC4 genome encodes:
- a CDS encoding phosphatidylserine decarboxylase, with protein sequence MSQNELFEAPIEFFNRHSGEVETESVYGEAFLRWAYGNPLGRLTVELAVKRLWFSRWYGWRMDKPASREKVAPFIQDYGVDVDDFLDPADSYGSFNEFFYRKLKLSARPIAAGEHVAVFPADGRHLAIENVSAADNFYIKGQRFDLAKFLGSQALAAEFEGGSMLISRLCPVDYHRYHFPVGGQAGAARILDGSLRSVSPLALRRKLSILWENRRMITEVESAAFGKMVVMEVGATCVGGMHSTFEPNSQIEKGADKGYFSFGGSCVTTVYKKGAIRLDDDLLAQAAAGREVYAKMGEQCGVVV encoded by the coding sequence ATGAGTCAGAACGAATTATTTGAGGCGCCGATTGAGTTTTTTAATCGTCACAGTGGTGAGGTTGAAACGGAGTCCGTCTATGGTGAGGCGTTCTTGCGCTGGGCGTATGGGAATCCGCTGGGGCGTCTGACGGTCGAGTTGGCGGTTAAGCGGTTGTGGTTCTCGCGTTGGTATGGCTGGCGCATGGATAAGCCTGCGAGTCGTGAGAAGGTGGCTCCGTTCATTCAGGACTATGGCGTGGATGTAGATGACTTTCTCGACCCCGCCGATAGCTATGGTTCGTTCAACGAGTTTTTCTATCGTAAGTTAAAGCTGAGTGCGCGTCCGATCGCGGCTGGCGAGCATGTGGCAGTGTTTCCTGCCGATGGGCGGCATCTGGCAATTGAAAATGTCAGTGCGGCTGACAACTTTTATATTAAAGGGCAGCGCTTTGATTTAGCGAAGTTTTTGGGTAGTCAGGCATTGGCTGCAGAGTTTGAAGGCGGTTCGATGCTTATTTCACGCCTATGTCCTGTGGACTATCATCGTTATCATTTCCCCGTCGGCGGTCAGGCCGGTGCGGCACGTATCTTAGATGGCAGTCTGCGCTCGGTCAGTCCTTTAGCGCTACGCCGCAAGCTGTCGATCCTGTGGGAAAATCGCCGTATGATTACTGAGGTGGAGTCCGCTGCGTTCGGCAAGATGGTCGTGATGGAAGTCGGCGCGACGTGCGTGGGGGGCATGCACTCGACTTTTGAGCCCAACTCTCAAATCGAGAAGGGTGCCGACAAGGGCTACTTCTCGTTTGGTGGCTCGTGTGTGACCACGGTTTACAAGAAGGGCGCGATTCGCCTCGATGACGATTTACTGGCGCAAGCTGCAGCAGGCCGCGAAGTTTACGCGAAGATGGGTGAGCAGTGCGGTGTCGTTGTTTGA
- a CDS encoding voltage-gated chloride channel family protein, translated as MNTPKLAFEQLRIARHLVRWSLLVLPVSVAVGAMVAFFLWLLEAATHIRQANMWLIGLLPLAGIGIYWLYNRYGKNAEAGNNLIMDEIHEPGGGVPFRMAPLVLITTVITHLFGGSAGREGTAVQMGGSVADYCAKKFGLKHEDKRILLMAGMAAGFGAVFGTPVTGAIFALEVLAVGRIKYDALMPCLIASLVADIVCTSFPISHTHYHIGYSAKEAVGALPFISFDLVLLLKVLIAGACFGLASYGFAELSHRLKATSQQWITRKWMIPVVGALLVLGISALLGTTDYLGLGVTSPNEGGVSIMSAFSAGGADTFSWFWKLLLTAITLSLGFKGGEVTPLFFIGATLGNTFAMLSGAPVDLFAGLGFIAVFAGATNTPLACTMMGIELFGAENAIYFGLACFTAYYFSGHTGIYTSQRVAVSKFHTTEAKESTLKEIKTNKRQYGRKPPVD; from the coding sequence ATGAATACTCCAAAACTAGCATTTGAGCAATTACGCATCGCACGCCACTTAGTGCGCTGGTCGCTGCTGGTATTGCCGGTTTCGGTGGCTGTGGGGGCGATGGTGGCGTTCTTCTTGTGGTTACTGGAGGCTGCAACGCACATTCGTCAAGCGAACATGTGGCTGATCGGCCTGCTGCCTTTGGCTGGTATCGGCATCTATTGGCTCTATAACCGTTATGGTAAAAATGCCGAAGCGGGCAATAATCTGATCATGGATGAGATCCATGAGCCAGGGGGAGGGGTTCCATTTCGTATGGCTCCGTTGGTGCTGATTACGACGGTTATTACTCATTTATTTGGTGGATCGGCTGGGCGAGAGGGCACTGCAGTGCAAATGGGCGGCAGTGTGGCAGACTATTGTGCCAAGAAATTCGGCCTCAAGCATGAGGATAAGCGTATCTTATTGATGGCTGGGATGGCTGCTGGGTTTGGTGCGGTGTTTGGCACGCCTGTTACTGGGGCGATTTTCGCCTTGGAGGTGTTGGCAGTCGGCCGGATCAAATATGACGCGCTGATGCCGTGCCTGATCGCGAGTTTGGTGGCGGACATCGTTTGCACCTCGTTCCCGATTTCTCACACGCATTATCATATTGGATATTCAGCGAAGGAGGCGGTTGGAGCCTTGCCCTTTATTTCATTTGATTTGGTGTTGCTTTTGAAGGTGCTGATTGCGGGTGCTTGTTTTGGGTTGGCGAGTTATGGTTTTGCAGAGCTATCGCATCGACTCAAGGCGACGAGCCAGCAATGGATTACGCGTAAGTGGATGATTCCCGTGGTTGGCGCGCTGTTGGTGCTGGGGATTAGCGCGCTGCTGGGCACGACGGATTATTTGGGGCTCGGTGTGACTTCGCCCAATGAGGGTGGTGTGAGTATTATGTCGGCTTTCTCGGCGGGGGGCGCTGATACCTTTAGCTGGTTTTGGAAGCTGCTACTGACTGCGATCACGTTGAGTCTTGGCTTTAAGGGCGGGGAAGTGACGCCGTTGTTTTTCATCGGAGCGACATTGGGTAATACCTTCGCGATGCTTTCGGGGGCGCCAGTGGATTTATTTGCTGGGCTCGGATTTATCGCAGTGTTTGCGGGCGCGACGAATACGCCGCTGGCCTGCACGATGATGGGGATCGAACTGTTCGGCGCAGAGAATGCGATCTACTTCGGTTTAGCCTGTTTCACGGCCTACTATTTTAGCGGGCATACGGGGATTTACACCTCTCAGCGTGTGGCGGTGTCGAAGTTTCATACCACGGAGGCGAAAGAGTCGACGTTGAAGGAAATTAAAACCAACAAGAGGCAATACGGCCGTAAACCGCCCGTGGATTAA
- a CDS encoding small basic protein, whose product MSQHNSFRATTGGGGKKNRTVLKRFERVDLLRKRGEWKDGDRVVGIKKTKPED is encoded by the coding sequence ATGTCACAACACAACAGTTTCAGAGCAACCACCGGCGGCGGTGGTAAGAAAAACAGAACAGTTCTAAAGCGTTTCGAACGCGTAGACCTACTCCGCAAACGCGGCGAGTGGAAAGACGGCGATCGCGTGGTCGGCATCAAAAAGACTAAGCCAGAAGATTAA
- a CDS encoding DUF3592 domain-containing protein — MKISRKKRSSNANGKMGKGVGLLFGCAFFGMGALFCWMMGLSPLLKSLGSKDWVEVNCVIHSSEVESHRGSDSTTYSVEISFDYTVSGQPYQSDTYNFSNASSSGRGDKAEVVARYPVGSAHSCWVNPEDPSEAVLSRDIPGSVYFIIPFSSVFMIIGAFFLLGTAGLLPKKWGFSFNSRHKRVTTEAAGTQQLKSSSSGIGKVIAVTFAACFWNGIVSVFLFQLIKSYQGGRPDWFLTIFLIPFVLIGIGLIFGIFHSLLALANPKIELTLSESSPALGDKVQLEWSATKPLTKVRNLKIALQGEEAATYRRGTNSVTDKSTFYRDLLLELDQPAAQQRGTLELTIPTDSMHSFDSSNNKIVWQISVDGEIPRFPDIKNTYPITVRPIPLS, encoded by the coding sequence ATGAAAATATCCCGCAAGAAGCGCAGTTCCAACGCAAACGGCAAGATGGGCAAAGGCGTCGGCCTATTGTTCGGTTGTGCCTTTTTCGGCATGGGCGCCTTATTCTGCTGGATGATGGGGCTCAGTCCGCTCCTAAAGTCACTGGGCAGCAAAGACTGGGTAGAGGTCAACTGCGTGATCCACTCCAGCGAAGTGGAGAGCCACAGAGGTAGCGATAGCACCACCTACAGTGTTGAAATCAGCTTTGACTACACAGTTAGCGGCCAGCCCTATCAAAGCGACACGTATAACTTTTCAAACGCGAGCTCCAGCGGCCGCGGCGATAAGGCAGAGGTCGTCGCACGCTATCCCGTCGGCTCAGCGCATTCCTGCTGGGTCAACCCCGAAGATCCAAGCGAAGCGGTGCTCTCAAGAGACATACCGGGCAGTGTTTACTTCATCATCCCCTTTAGCTCCGTCTTCATGATCATTGGCGCCTTCTTCCTACTCGGCACCGCTGGATTATTACCTAAGAAATGGGGCTTCAGCTTCAACAGTCGCCATAAACGCGTCACAACCGAGGCCGCCGGCACACAGCAACTCAAATCCAGCTCATCGGGCATCGGCAAAGTCATAGCTGTGACTTTTGCCGCGTGCTTCTGGAATGGTATCGTCAGCGTGTTTCTTTTCCAGCTCATCAAGAGCTACCAAGGAGGACGCCCCGACTGGTTCCTCACCATCTTCCTGATCCCCTTCGTATTAATAGGCATCGGTTTGATCTTTGGAATCTTCCACTCACTGCTAGCGTTGGCCAATCCAAAGATCGAACTCACTCTAAGCGAATCCAGTCCAGCGCTCGGCGACAAGGTGCAACTGGAATGGAGCGCGACCAAGCCACTCACGAAGGTGCGCAACCTGAAGATTGCACTGCAGGGCGAAGAAGCCGCCACCTATCGACGCGGCACGAATTCCGTGACCGATAAATCCACCTTCTATCGCGATCTACTACTCGAACTCGACCAACCTGCAGCTCAACAGCGCGGCACGCTAGAGCTGACGATACCGACCGACAGCATGCATAGCTTCGACAGCAGTAATAATAAAATTGTGTGGCAAATCAGCGTGGACGGGGAAATCCCCAGATTCCCTGACATTAAAAACACGTATCCGATCACTGTTCGCCCCATTCCACTCAGCTAG
- a CDS encoding tyrosine-protein phosphatase → MANPRHIPLESQPNFRDLGGYAAAGGKHTRFGQLYRSGNLDQLTEADRDAIRALGIRTVVDFRSIAEVKADEAFWQEQDTRYIHLPIDPGNLASLFWEAMRTGDSSALPDDILAVNNRLVVEEARSQYAELFKLLSEPSHLPLLFNCTHGKDRTGVAAVLTLLAVGVASEDARSDYLLSNVFREAENNAQLNALRERVQDKPGIDFSKLEAAFTLQSHHYDVILETARKVSGSLHDYFRIGLRCSDPQRSAIRDNLLG, encoded by the coding sequence ATGGCGAATCCACGACATATACCACTCGAATCACAACCCAACTTTCGCGATCTTGGCGGCTATGCAGCTGCCGGTGGCAAGCACACGCGCTTTGGGCAGCTGTATCGCTCGGGCAATCTCGACCAGCTAACCGAAGCAGACCGCGATGCCATCCGTGCGCTGGGCATTCGCACTGTGGTCGACTTTCGCTCTATTGCTGAAGTAAAGGCGGATGAAGCGTTTTGGCAGGAGCAAGATACGCGCTATATTCATTTGCCCATTGATCCTGGTAATTTGGCATCGCTCTTCTGGGAGGCGATGCGCACCGGTGACAGTTCCGCGCTGCCTGACGATATTCTAGCGGTCAACAATCGGTTGGTTGTGGAAGAGGCGCGTAGCCAATATGCTGAGTTGTTTAAGCTCCTGAGTGAGCCGAGTCACTTGCCGCTTCTTTTTAACTGCACGCATGGTAAAGATCGCACGGGGGTTGCTGCTGTTTTGACTTTGTTGGCAGTCGGCGTCGCTTCCGAGGATGCGCGCTCTGATTATCTGCTTTCGAATGTATTTCGTGAGGCTGAAAATAACGCCCAACTGAACGCGCTTCGCGAAAGGGTGCAAGACAAGCCTGGAATCGACTTTAGCAAACTAGAGGCTGCCTTCACGCTACAGTCACACCATTATGATGTGATACTTGAGACCGCGCGTAAGGTATCAGGGAGTCTGCATGACTATTTCCGCATAGGTCTAAGGTGCAGTGATCCGCAGCGCTCGGCAATTCGTGATAATCTGCTGGGATAG
- a CDS encoding molybdopterin-guanine dinucleotide biosynthesis protein MobB, with translation MKASANPFRSSSIEKIRYMLEVDTLEALADRALRQACSCLLGAKGTGKTTLLEDLEPLLQQRGYTTHWCRLNLDSTPHERRKVTIQLQDLKPQQVCLFDGAEVLNFWQWRRICRTARSNGFTLIATLHRKRGVPILRQTEVNWPLAHQFVRQLAGDYYSDTLCKHAEKAFYCNHGNMREVFRACYLALAQENPLEFEK, from the coding sequence ATGAAAGCCAGCGCAAATCCCTTTCGTTCCTCAAGCATTGAGAAAATCCGCTACATGCTGGAAGTCGATACACTTGAAGCCCTCGCCGACCGCGCGCTGAGACAAGCGTGCAGTTGCTTGCTCGGGGCAAAAGGCACTGGCAAGACGACACTACTCGAAGACCTGGAACCATTATTACAGCAACGTGGCTACACGACACACTGGTGCCGGCTAAATCTCGACTCCACTCCGCATGAGCGCAGGAAAGTCACCATTCAGCTACAAGATCTAAAGCCGCAGCAGGTCTGCTTGTTTGATGGCGCAGAAGTGCTTAACTTTTGGCAATGGCGGCGCATCTGCCGAACTGCTCGCAGCAATGGATTCACGCTCATCGCTACCCTACATCGTAAACGAGGTGTGCCCATCCTACGACAAACAGAAGTCAATTGGCCACTCGCACATCAATTTGTGCGTCAACTCGCTGGCGATTATTACAGCGACACCCTCTGCAAACACGCAGAAAAAGCCTTTTATTGCAATCACGGTAATATGCGTGAGGTGTTCCGTGCTTGCTACTTAGCTCTAGCTCAAGAGAATCCGCTCGAATTTGAAAAGTGA
- a CDS encoding TrkA C-terminal domain-containing protein, translating into MNIEAINQLLLDQPLIALFAIIASGLLFGNITIKGINLGSSGVLFTALLAGHLGYSIPGGIGTLGLVLFVYCVGIGAGGRFFASVAREGATLAKLALVIVATGGAITWAGAELLNLPADLAAGIFAGALTSTPALAAATEGLKDGASGVSIGYGIAYPFGVIGVVLFVQLLPRILKHDLEAIAEEHEAEDNTDDRVITVLVEVTNKNLLGKKIADAGINNLNACQVSRILKDDQLVPLSYGDEFSEGQLLLLVGRSKEIAIAIDYLGQRSDRHVLKDVENERQNLLVTDRKMAGKSIRDIAPLKKYGVVITRITRNGLTFVPNTATLIETHDNLTTVGRSEDLKNFGKAVGHRSNAIDSTDLLSLSAGLTLGIIAGLIPIGLPGSTPLTLGLAGGPLLVALLLGHFGKVGRIVGHIPRPTRLLLQDLGLVFFLANAGVRGGVSLVATVQEYGITLFGLGMLVSVVPLIIAWPLARKLFKLDPLQSLGGICGGMTSTPALGAITAKTDSQVPVISYVSAYPVALIVMILIAKILIELLV; encoded by the coding sequence ATGAACATTGAAGCCATCAACCAACTGCTACTCGACCAGCCGCTCATTGCGCTGTTCGCCATTATCGCATCGGGCCTACTTTTTGGGAACATCACCATCAAAGGAATCAACCTCGGCAGTTCTGGAGTTCTGTTTACAGCCCTACTCGCAGGGCATCTAGGCTATAGCATTCCAGGCGGCATCGGCACACTTGGCCTCGTGCTCTTCGTCTATTGTGTAGGCATTGGTGCAGGTGGCCGCTTCTTCGCATCCGTAGCCCGCGAAGGTGCGACACTCGCAAAACTAGCACTCGTCATCGTCGCGACTGGTGGCGCCATCACCTGGGCGGGTGCAGAACTATTAAATTTACCAGCAGACTTAGCTGCAGGCATTTTTGCCGGCGCCCTCACCAGCACCCCTGCTCTCGCTGCTGCAACAGAAGGCCTAAAAGACGGTGCCTCTGGCGTCAGTATCGGCTATGGTATCGCCTACCCCTTTGGCGTCATCGGCGTTGTGCTATTTGTGCAACTCTTACCACGTATTTTAAAGCACGATTTGGAAGCCATCGCAGAAGAGCATGAAGCAGAGGACAATACCGACGACCGCGTCATCACAGTGCTGGTAGAAGTGACCAATAAAAATTTGCTTGGCAAAAAAATCGCCGATGCAGGCATTAATAATCTCAACGCCTGCCAAGTTTCACGAATTCTAAAAGACGATCAACTCGTGCCACTTAGCTACGGGGATGAATTTAGTGAAGGGCAACTCCTCCTTCTAGTCGGCCGCAGCAAAGAGATTGCGATTGCGATCGACTACCTAGGCCAGCGCAGCGACCGCCACGTATTAAAAGACGTCGAAAATGAACGTCAAAATCTGCTCGTCACAGATCGCAAAATGGCGGGTAAATCCATCCGCGATATCGCTCCACTCAAAAAATACGGCGTCGTCATCACTCGCATCACTCGTAACGGCTTAACATTTGTCCCCAACACAGCGACGCTGATCGAAACACATGACAACCTCACCACTGTTGGACGCAGCGAAGATCTCAAAAATTTCGGCAAAGCAGTCGGACACCGTAGCAACGCGATCGACTCCACCGACCTGCTCTCACTTTCCGCCGGGCTGACGCTCGGTATCATCGCGGGCTTGATCCCCATCGGCCTTCCTGGCAGCACGCCACTTACCCTCGGCCTCGCCGGTGGCCCACTCTTGGTCGCGCTGCTACTCGGACATTTCGGTAAGGTAGGGCGGATCGTGGGACACATCCCACGCCCGACTCGCCTATTACTCCAAGACCTCGGATTGGTGTTCTTCCTCGCGAATGCAGGTGTGCGTGGCGGCGTATCACTCGTAGCAACTGTGCAAGAATACGGCATCACACTCTTTGGCTTGGGGATGCTCGTTAGCGTCGTGCCGCTCATCATCGCATGGCCTCTGGCACGTAAGCTCTTCAAACTAGATCCACTTCAATCACTCGGAGGGATTTGTGGCGGTATGACATCGACCCCTGCCCTCGGCGCCATCACAGCGAAGACAGATTCTCAAGTGCCAGTCATCAGCTACGTGTCCGCCTATCCCGTGGCGTTGATCGTCATGATTCTTATCGCCAAGATTCTTATTGAATTGCTGGTCTAG
- a CDS encoding DUF4013 domain-containing protein, which yields MKEKPIFEEVFTQLTCQPKFGLKLLIGSALSFVPIVNFFAFGYLYRFAAQVRRSGQLRLPEWDDWAGLFSDGLKFAVAWATYWLLPMLVVVLLSRMLCAFGMVTVAYLLVTSVLGLASVLFSVALYRLQMRSDFKDLLDVVLIVRMSCMKGHEFIIPVLVFLGICAFSLPLYGFAFFVSFLLLIAQASLCYRSLESGK from the coding sequence ATGAAGGAAAAGCCCATATTTGAAGAAGTTTTCACCCAATTGACCTGTCAGCCTAAATTTGGGCTCAAGTTGTTGATTGGGAGTGCGCTTTCTTTCGTCCCTATTGTGAATTTTTTCGCATTTGGTTATTTGTATCGATTCGCTGCCCAAGTGCGACGCAGTGGGCAGCTTCGCCTACCGGAGTGGGATGACTGGGCTGGACTTTTTTCGGATGGCTTGAAGTTCGCCGTGGCGTGGGCGACTTATTGGTTGCTGCCGATGCTAGTGGTGGTGCTTTTGTCCCGTATGCTATGTGCGTTTGGGATGGTTACAGTGGCTTATCTTTTGGTGACTTCTGTTCTTGGGCTTGCATCGGTGTTGTTTAGCGTGGCTTTGTATCGCTTACAGATGCGCTCTGATTTTAAAGATTTATTGGACGTGGTTTTAATCGTCCGGATGAGTTGTATGAAGGGGCATGAGTTTATTATACCAGTGCTAGTTTTTCTCGGTATTTGTGCGTTTTCATTGCCACTTTATGGTTTCGCCTTCTTTGTTAGTTTTCTTTTGTTAATTGCTCAAGCAAGCCTGTGCTATCGTTCTCTCGAGTCTGGTAAGTAA
- a CDS encoding polyprenyl synthetase family protein — translation MGFSFIARFSQGSRVNHALKEKLATYQKRVELGIEQLLPAASTRPERLHAAMRYSMEAGGKRIRPVLVMAASELFPSNADPLAAAVAIECLHTYTLIHDDLPSIDDSDLRRGRPSCHTQFDEATAVLAGDSLLTYAFQLLAGHYINQPTLATGLIYDLSTASGSERLIGGQQEDIDNEGKPINTETLRYIHENKTGALLTAALTMGLRFCAPSEAQLKQIEAVGYHIGLTFQIVDDILDATSNPEELGKPVGNDSAVDKSTYVALHGIDGAYSEAKKHTAAAIEAAEALGGNNAFLLDLIRDLEHRIN, via the coding sequence ATGGGCTTTTCCTTCATAGCTAGGTTCAGTCAAGGTAGCCGAGTGAATCACGCATTAAAAGAAAAATTGGCCACCTATCAAAAACGAGTGGAACTGGGAATCGAGCAGCTACTACCTGCTGCATCCACGCGCCCCGAGCGACTGCACGCTGCCATGCGCTACTCAATGGAAGCTGGCGGCAAACGTATCCGCCCCGTGCTGGTGATGGCTGCGAGCGAATTATTCCCATCGAATGCCGATCCACTCGCCGCAGCTGTGGCGATCGAGTGCCTACACACCTATACTCTAATTCACGACGACCTACCCTCGATTGACGATAGTGACCTGCGCCGCGGCCGCCCCTCCTGCCACACACAATTTGACGAAGCCACCGCAGTGCTCGCAGGCGACTCGCTCCTCACCTACGCCTTTCAACTTCTGGCGGGGCACTACATCAACCAACCAACCTTAGCAACTGGCCTAATCTATGACCTCTCCACCGCCAGCGGTAGCGAACGCCTGATCGGCGGCCAGCAGGAAGACATCGACAACGAAGGTAAGCCAATCAACACGGAAACACTGCGCTACATTCACGAGAACAAAACCGGCGCCCTGCTCACCGCCGCCCTCACGATGGGGCTACGCTTCTGCGCCCCAAGCGAAGCACAGCTCAAACAAATCGAAGCAGTCGGCTACCATATCGGACTCACCTTTCAGATTGTTGATGACATTTTAGATGCCACCTCGAACCCTGAGGAGCTGGGCAAGCCAGTCGGCAACGATAGCGCAGTCGACAAAAGCACCTACGTCGCTCTGCACGGCATCGACGGCGCGTATTCTGAAGCAAAAAAACATACCGCCGCTGCGATCGAAGCCGCCGAAGCACTCGGTGGCAACAACGCCTTCTTACTAGATTTGATCCGCGACCTTGAACACCGAATCAACTAG
- a CDS encoding arsenate reductase family protein gives MMMKVFTYKSCSSCRKATKWLNEQGISFEEIPIRDTPPSVQELRQMLSYQADELRKLFNTAGGDYRELNLKDKLPGMPVDDALDLLAGRGNLVKRPFLLGNGVGLVGFKEAQWAQALGR, from the coding sequence GTGATGATGAAAGTTTTCACATATAAAAGCTGTAGCTCCTGTCGTAAAGCGACCAAATGGCTCAACGAGCAGGGTATTTCCTTTGAGGAAATCCCTATCAGAGATACTCCACCAAGTGTCCAAGAATTACGGCAAATGCTGAGCTACCAAGCCGATGAGTTGCGCAAGTTATTTAACACTGCTGGAGGTGATTACCGAGAGTTGAATTTGAAGGATAAGCTACCTGGAATGCCGGTCGACGACGCGCTCGACCTTCTTGCGGGGCGTGGTAATTTGGTCAAACGTCCGTTCTTGCTGGGCAATGGTGTCGGGCTCGTCGGCTTTAAGGAAGCGCAATGGGCGCAGGCGCTTGGACGCTAG
- the hisS gene encoding histidine--tRNA ligase — MQFQSLPGFREFYPDACARRNHIFGQWKQVARAFNFQEYDAPVLEPLELYIEKSGEEIVGQLFNFEDRGGRAVALRPEMTPSLARLIGAKANSLKRPIKWFNIGEHYRYEKPQKGRLRAFYQFNVDIFGEAGPGADAELIALLVQALRAFGLDSGDFKVRLSDRDLWLLMLAAEGLNEAGSATVLGIIDKLERTDRVKAVEKLAEVLGDEADAFLARVEKVIAIRDFDELSTYILNLPLEGDLAEQAKKRLDDWSALLRGINGAGAGDFIQIDLGIVRGLAYYTGFVFEAFEASGEGRALAGGGRYDALVKKLGGPEMPAVGFAMGDVTLEDLLESKKLLSTYVESPDFIAIIGGAEARDAAMGDAALLRSMGYRVDYPLKDQGFGKQFKDANQKGARFALIYGSDEIEKGVVKIRDFSTGLEQEFSRQGLAGVVPELMTGGLLSDEGDGSSADG, encoded by the coding sequence ATGCAGTTTCAGTCATTACCCGGGTTTCGGGAATTCTATCCAGATGCGTGTGCGCGCCGGAATCACATTTTCGGTCAGTGGAAGCAGGTCGCGCGTGCGTTTAACTTTCAAGAGTATGATGCACCTGTGCTAGAGCCTCTGGAGTTGTATATTGAGAAGTCGGGCGAGGAAATCGTTGGCCAGCTCTTCAATTTCGAAGACCGTGGTGGTCGTGCTGTGGCCTTGCGCCCAGAGATGACGCCGTCGCTCGCGCGTCTGATCGGAGCAAAGGCGAATAGTCTGAAGCGCCCGATCAAGTGGTTTAATATCGGAGAGCACTATCGCTATGAGAAACCTCAAAAGGGCCGCTTGCGGGCATTTTATCAGTTCAATGTCGATATTTTCGGTGAGGCTGGGCCAGGTGCTGATGCTGAGTTGATCGCTCTTTTGGTGCAGGCTTTGCGTGCGTTCGGGCTCGATTCTGGTGACTTTAAAGTGCGCCTGAGTGATCGTGATCTCTGGTTGCTGATGTTGGCCGCTGAGGGGCTGAATGAAGCGGGCAGTGCTACAGTGCTGGGTATCATCGATAAGTTGGAGCGCACTGACCGCGTGAAGGCTGTCGAGAAACTCGCTGAGGTTTTGGGGGATGAGGCGGATGCCTTTCTCGCTCGTGTGGAAAAGGTGATTGCGATTCGTGATTTCGATGAACTTTCGACTTATATTTTGAATTTACCGCTGGAAGGTGACTTGGCTGAGCAGGCTAAGAAGCGCCTCGATGATTGGAGTGCGTTGCTGCGTGGCATTAACGGTGCAGGTGCTGGTGATTTTATTCAAATCGACCTCGGAATCGTTCGTGGCCTCGCCTATTATACTGGTTTTGTGTTTGAAGCATTCGAAGCGAGTGGCGAAGGCCGTGCGCTTGCGGGCGGCGGGCGTTATGACGCCTTGGTTAAGAAACTCGGTGGCCCTGAAATGCCAGCTGTCGGTTTTGCAATGGGCGATGTGACTTTAGAGGATCTTCTCGAATCGAAGAAACTTTTGAGCACTTACGTCGAAAGTCCCGACTTCATTGCCATTATCGGTGGTGCTGAGGCGCGGGACGCGGCGATGGGCGACGCTGCCTTGTTGCGTTCGATGGGCTATCGCGTTGATTATCCCTTGAAAGATCAAGGCTTCGGTAAGCAGTTTAAAGATGCGAATCAGAAAGGCGCACGTTTTGCACTGATCTATGGTTCTGATGAGATCGAGAAGGGCGTGGTCAAGATTCGTGATTTCTCGACGGGACTAGAGCAGGAGTTTTCGCGTCAGGGCTTGGCCGGGGTAGTGCCTGAGTTGATGACTGGTGGCTTGTTGTCAGATGAGGGGGATGGATCATCTGCAGATGGGTGA
- a CDS encoding HU family DNA-binding protein, protein MFDQKYRPNNNFRFSYHQVFQSLYSINSMSNNLTKRDIVLDIYEKTDFAQKEVRETVQLTLDAIANALSEGRNVELRNFGVFEVQVRKSRIGRNPNKPETDVVIPTRAVIKFKAGKELKAKLKELDVDSLQNGK, encoded by the coding sequence ATTTTCGATCAGAAGTATCGCCCTAACAATAACTTTCGTTTTTCGTATCATCAAGTTTTTCAAAGCCTTTACAGCATAAATAGCATGTCCAATAACCTTACTAAACGCGATATCGTCCTCGATATCTACGAGAAAACCGACTTTGCGCAAAAAGAAGTGCGCGAAACTGTTCAATTAACGCTTGATGCCATTGCGAACGCACTGAGTGAAGGCCGCAACGTGGAGCTTCGTAACTTCGGTGTCTTCGAGGTGCAGGTGCGTAAGTCGCGTATTGGCCGTAACCCGAACAAGCCAGAAACCGATGTCGTCATTCCTACACGTGCTGTGATTAAGTTCAAGGCAGGTAAAGAGTTGAAGGCGAAGCTCAAGGAGCTCGACGTCGACTCGCTTCAAAACGGCAAATAA